The following proteins are co-located in the bacterium genome:
- a CDS encoding class II aldolase/adducin family protein yields the protein MIKEPKEGYFKFSPHFIESMAFPPAILASLNLWRERLFILQLIGMYQEGELKGIGYGNISTRSAGGFMITATRTGGLEHLGSQHYTEIVHVDLERNAVDFRAESSLTTPSAECMTHAAFYQADPAIGAVIHVHHLDFWRRLLNTVPTTAPDVAYGTPEMAREILRLYRETDLSQRKLAVMAGHEEGVISIGRDLDEAGTVLLTAHCSLA from the coding sequence AATTTTCCCCGCATTTTATTGAGTCGATGGCCTTTCCGCCTGCAATTCTGGCTTCGCTAAATCTCTGGCGAGAGCGGCTTTTCATCCTCCAGTTGATCGGTATGTATCAGGAGGGTGAATTGAAAGGGATCGGATATGGTAACATAAGCACCCGGTCAGCCGGAGGCTTTATGATCACTGCAACACGAACGGGTGGATTGGAACATCTTGGTTCGCAGCACTATACGGAGATTGTGCATGTTGATTTGGAGCGTAATGCCGTTGATTTTCGGGCGGAATCTTCGCTTACGACGCCTTCCGCGGAATGCATGACGCATGCGGCATTTTATCAGGCCGATCCGGCGATCGGGGCGGTGATTCATGTGCATCATCTTGATTTCTGGCGCCGTCTCCTTAATACCGTGCCTACAACAGCTCCTGATGTGGCATATGGGACCCCTGAAATGGCCCGCGAGATTCTTCGCCTTTATCGTGAAACCGACCTGTCTCAGCGGAAACTAGCCGTGATGGCCGGGCATGAGGAAGGCGTGATCTCGATCGGCCGCGATTTGGATGAGGCCGGGACGGTGCTGCTCACTGCTCACTGTTCACTGGCTTAA
- a CDS encoding lysylphosphatidylglycerol synthase transmembrane domain-containing protein, producing the protein MSKVSQTFSTVLKLGIAVAVLAFIFKKMDMGQLKTTLQSTAGEWPWLLGGFLLCLLPVMLCMARWKMILDAQDMKLGWRRVNSIFFIGLFFNSFMIGPTGGDLVKAYYTARETNHKKTEAVSSILIDRIIGLLVIALIVGVMILTRWDFFMAQAVSRVYAWPALTACAILLGGSIVAFSVHLFEVFPWIKKWNHIRLVGNVLETVERVYNAFYVCRANPRLLLRLALTSVVVQISFVGVGWCVGNALGINVTFLDYLSFIPMIGLISAIPLTPGGTGIREFASIQLWSTLGVTNDKALLLAFIPFIFMLIWGLPGGILFLRQGAVKPVNSEQ; encoded by the coding sequence ATGAGCAAAGTAAGCCAGACTTTTTCAACCGTTCTGAAGCTCGGCATTGCTGTTGCTGTGCTCGCCTTTATTTTCAAAAAGATGGACATGGGCCAACTGAAAACGACCCTGCAATCCACAGCGGGCGAATGGCCCTGGTTGCTGGGTGGATTTCTTCTATGTCTTCTGCCAGTCATGTTGTGCATGGCCCGCTGGAAAATGATCCTCGACGCACAGGACATGAAACTCGGCTGGCGCCGGGTCAACTCAATCTTTTTTATCGGGCTTTTTTTTAACTCTTTTATGATCGGTCCTACGGGCGGGGATCTTGTTAAAGCCTATTATACCGCGCGGGAGACCAATCACAAAAAAACGGAAGCGGTCTCCTCCATCTTGATTGACCGGATCATCGGCTTATTGGTCATAGCACTCATCGTCGGAGTGATGATTCTGACCCGCTGGGATTTCTTTATGGCCCAGGCCGTGTCCCGCGTCTATGCCTGGCCGGCATTAACCGCCTGCGCCATCCTACTAGGCGGCAGCATCGTGGCGTTTAGCGTCCATCTTTTTGAAGTTTTCCCCTGGATCAAAAAGTGGAATCATATCCGACTCGTAGGCAATGTTCTGGAAACAGTTGAACGGGTCTATAACGCATTTTATGTATGCCGGGCCAACCCGCGACTTTTGCTGCGCCTGGCGCTCACCTCAGTGGTGGTTCAAATCTCATTTGTCGGGGTGGGTTGGTGTGTGGGTAATGCGCTGGGGATTAACGTCACCTTTCTTGACTACCTTTCCTTTATTCCGATGATAGGCTTGATTAGCGCTATTCCTCTTACACCGGGCGGCACGGGAATAAGGGAATTTGCTTCCATCCAACTCTGGTCGACACTTGGCGTCACCAACGATAAAGCCCTGTTACTCGCCTTCATCCCCTTTATTTTCATGCTGATCTGGGGACTCCCTGGCGGCATTCTCTTCCTTCGCCAGGGGGCAGTTAAGCCAGTGAACAGTGAGCAGTGA
- a CDS encoding GDP-mannose 4,6-dehydratase: protein MKILVTGACGFVGRHLINELTFNGHEVIGLDIGNTPAWLTSSTYVSANITDAEATDKAVNEAHADACIHLAAWAFVPSGIGDPAKIFDINLAGTTHVLEAFRKTSSQARILFISTSHVYGMRTRSAPIHEDELLGPDTFYAISKAAADQICLLYAKQYKMNVLVARPHNHIGPGQSPKFAIASFARQVAAIRDGAPPSMKVGNLDNRRDFTDVRDIVRAYRLLIEKGNVGKAYNIASGHEVRVGDVLTRLCELAGVKPDISRDPAFYRPTDENPTLNTDRIRHDTDWASIIPLDQTLSDILNQP, encoded by the coding sequence ATGAAAATATTAGTTACAGGGGCCTGTGGATTTGTCGGCAGGCATTTAATCAATGAATTGACCTTCAACGGCCATGAGGTGATAGGCCTGGATATCGGAAACACACCCGCCTGGTTAACGTCCTCAACTTATGTTTCAGCCAATATTACGGATGCCGAAGCAACTGATAAAGCCGTGAATGAGGCCCATGCCGATGCCTGTATTCATCTCGCGGCATGGGCCTTTGTCCCCTCCGGCATAGGCGACCCGGCCAAAATATTTGATATCAATCTTGCGGGCACCACTCATGTTTTGGAGGCATTCCGCAAAACATCTTCCCAAGCCCGCATCCTGTTTATCTCCACCTCTCATGTATACGGCATGCGCACTCGATCCGCCCCTATTCATGAAGACGAATTACTCGGCCCGGATACCTTCTACGCCATCTCCAAGGCTGCTGCCGATCAGATTTGTCTGCTCTACGCCAAACAATATAAAATGAACGTCCTCGTCGCCCGTCCGCATAACCACATCGGACCGGGTCAGTCACCCAAATTTGCAATTGCCTCATTTGCCAGGCAAGTCGCTGCCATCCGGGACGGAGCCCCCCCATCCATGAAAGTCGGCAATCTCGATAATCGGCGCGACTTCACCGATGTTCGTGACATTGTCCGCGCCTACCGTCTTCTCATTGAAAAAGGAAATGTGGGTAAGGCCTACAACATCGCCTCCGGTCATGAAGTCCGGGTAGGGGACGTGCTCACCCGCCTCTGCGAGTTAGCCGGCGTGAAACCTGATATCAGCCGGGACCCGGCCTTCTATCGCCCGACCGATGAAAATCCGACTCTCAATACGGACAGAATCCGTCACGATACCGACTGGGCCTCCATCATCCCCCTGGATCAAACCCTAAGCGACATCCTGAATCAACCATGA
- a CDS encoding TIM barrel protein has product MIFSLTTRWNARRHETGEAMLEEILDLGFDHVELGFDLTPNLVSGVRSMVAAGRVKVDSLHAYCPLPPVPFPSPEPFTLSASDPNIRANALHYLENTIRFAAEIGARVVVVHAGNVEMKMFSPQLVELTAAGRQYDEDYEKIRMQLIVAREKAVTAQLPHLYAGIERLMPLLEETQRTLAFEILPTWESIPTEVEMERLLSHYNSPRLRCWLDMGHGQIRENIGLISHARWAKRLRPWLAGMHIHDVRPPATDHLMPPAGATKFELFKEVAQDDIIRVLEPSPSVAAEDIAAGLKIIQTAWAKT; this is encoded by the coding sequence ATGATCTTCAGCCTGACAACTCGTTGGAATGCCCGCCGGCATGAAACCGGCGAGGCCATGCTTGAGGAAATTCTCGACCTCGGGTTTGATCATGTCGAATTAGGCTTTGATCTCACCCCGAATCTGGTCTCCGGTGTACGTAGTATGGTCGCCGCCGGCCGCGTAAAAGTGGATAGCCTGCACGCCTACTGTCCGCTCCCTCCCGTTCCCTTCCCTTCGCCTGAACCTTTTACCCTCTCGGCTTCTGATCCCAATATCCGCGCCAACGCCTTGCATTATCTTGAAAACACCATCCGCTTCGCCGCCGAAATTGGAGCCCGCGTCGTGGTGGTTCACGCTGGCAATGTGGAAATGAAAATGTTCTCCCCGCAGCTTGTGGAGTTGACAGCAGCCGGGCGTCAATATGATGAGGATTATGAGAAGATCCGGATGCAACTTATTGTCGCCCGCGAGAAAGCGGTGACGGCTCAACTCCCCCATCTCTACGCCGGCATCGAACGCCTGATGCCCCTGCTTGAAGAAACCCAACGCACACTGGCTTTCGAGATTCTGCCGACCTGGGAGTCGATCCCCACTGAGGTCGAAATGGAACGTCTCTTGTCGCATTACAACTCACCCCGACTCCGTTGCTGGCTTGATATGGGGCATGGGCAGATCAGGGAAAATATCGGATTGATCAGCCATGCCCGCTGGGCGAAACGATTACGCCCCTGGCTCGCCGGCATGCATATCCATGATGTCCGCCCACCCGCCACCGACCACCTGATGCCGCCAGCGGGAGCCACTAAATTTGAATTGTTTAAAGAAGTCGCCCAGGATGATATCATCCGCGTGCTTGAACCCTCCCCATCAGTGGCCGCCGAGGACATCGCGGCAGGGCTGAAAATCATTCAAACCGCCTGGGCGAAAACGTGA
- the rpsU gene encoding 30S ribosomal protein S21, translating into MAQVKIRRGETVDKALRRLKKIMDKEGIMKEIRANRYFEKPSEQRRRKAARARARAAYNIA; encoded by the coding sequence GTGGCTCAAGTCAAAATTAGACGCGGCGAAACCGTTGACAAAGCTCTGCGGCGCTTGAAGAAAATTATGGATAAGGAAGGCATTATGAAGGAAATTCGTGCCAACCGTTATTTCGAAAAGCCCAGCGAGCAACGCCGACGCAAGGCAGCCCGTGCCCGCGCACGCGCGGCGTACAATATCGCCTGA
- a CDS encoding SGNH/GDSL hydrolase family protein — translation MSSVISGLHKFGESRWGRVLAWGLLLLSLVNVAVLMLMAIKGGPLSRVIHATHPQPRFGLVFCGWFGWFFLRYGLNYSRRQWFVFSGRLVLCAFSTALAFLVAEVGLRVILKRTQESQSLDRLDAISSKLTKETISSSHPLAAIVRRSSFPGLVYELQPRLVMDFGHHWVRINSSGMRDVREYPEAKGTNTFRIVGLGDSGMFGWDVEQEDPYMAVLGRQLNARGDGRVYEVLNFGVPGYNTQLELEMLKCRALAFAPDIVVIGWCDNDFNYPFFIPQKSQWSRKNTSFLYYLVFNRQKFAEIALNRISDMREYKEGNVPEYFKGGTDISGVKQCFAEIMELSRKHRFNVLVFGPMQREAVEICKEVGVPYFNTHERISETQYPPEYLVHYMHPAPAGHKVLAEFMEKELRSRGWLPNPLPATPPLPQ, via the coding sequence ATGAGTTCTGTAATCAGCGGGTTGCACAAATTTGGCGAATCACGATGGGGGCGGGTACTGGCCTGGGGGCTATTGCTTTTGAGCCTTGTTAATGTCGCGGTATTGATGCTCATGGCCATCAAAGGGGGACCGTTGAGTCGTGTCATTCATGCCACCCATCCTCAACCCCGGTTTGGACTGGTTTTTTGTGGTTGGTTTGGTTGGTTCTTTTTGCGGTATGGGTTGAATTATAGTCGGCGGCAGTGGTTTGTCTTTTCAGGACGTTTAGTGTTATGTGCGTTTAGTACGGCATTGGCATTTCTGGTGGCGGAAGTCGGGCTGCGGGTCATTCTAAAGCGAACCCAGGAAAGTCAGTCACTGGATCGATTGGATGCAATTTCTTCTAAACTGACCAAAGAGACGATCAGCAGTTCCCATCCTCTGGCGGCCATTGTCAGGCGGAGTTCATTCCCGGGACTGGTTTATGAGTTACAACCCCGGCTGGTGATGGATTTCGGGCACCACTGGGTTCGAATTAATAGTTCTGGCATGCGTGATGTCCGGGAATACCCGGAGGCCAAGGGGACGAACACGTTCCGGATTGTCGGCTTGGGTGATTCCGGCATGTTCGGTTGGGATGTGGAGCAGGAGGATCCCTATATGGCGGTTCTGGGCCGTCAGCTTAATGCGAGGGGCGATGGCCGCGTCTATGAAGTTTTGAATTTCGGGGTGCCGGGTTATAACACCCAGCTTGAGCTCGAAATGCTGAAGTGCCGGGCGCTGGCATTTGCCCCGGATATTGTCGTGATTGGCTGGTGCGACAATGATTTTAACTACCCTTTTTTCATTCCCCAAAAAAGCCAATGGAGCCGGAAAAATACTTCTTTCCTCTACTACCTCGTTTTTAACCGCCAGAAATTTGCTGAGATTGCCTTAAATCGCATTAGCGATATGCGTGAATATAAGGAGGGCAATGTCCCTGAATATTTTAAAGGCGGAACAGATATTAGCGGGGTAAAACAGTGTTTCGCCGAGATCATGGAGTTAAGCCGCAAACATCGGTTCAATGTACTTGTGTTCGGGCCTATGCAACGCGAGGCGGTGGAGATCTGTAAAGAAGTGGGTGTGCCGTACTTTAACACCCATGAGCGGATCTCTGAGACTCAGTATCCTCCCGAATATCTCGTTCACTATATGCATCCGGCACCAGCAGGACACAAGGTATTGGCGGAGTTTATGGAGAAAGAACTGCGTTCGCGCGGCTGGTTACCGAACCCTCTGCCAGCCACGCCACCTCTGCCGCAGTGA
- a CDS encoding uroporphyrinogen decarboxylase family protein translates to MHKMNSRQRIKAIIAGEPADRCGFWMGNPDAATWPIYHHYFGTSTEEELRQKLGDDLRWICPQFFPDVYRDPQGHGMFDAGLKKERHGQAGPFANCEDVREVEDYPWPNPDYLNFDTCLAALDNAGEVYRASGFWTCFYHNIMDLFGMEDYMVKMYTNPDVVHAVTDRVCGFYYEANERFFKLAGNRLDGFFFGNDFGTQLDLICGPEQFDEFIMPWFKRFTEQGHRWGYQVILHSCGAIHRVIGRLVESGVDCLHPLQALAHNMDAETLARDFKGQIAFMGGIDTQHLLVHGTPDDIKAEVRRVKKLLGPGLIVSPSHEALLPNVPPANVQAMAEAAIE, encoded by the coding sequence ATGCACAAAATGAACAGCAGACAAAGAATCAAAGCCATAATTGCTGGGGAGCCTGCGGATCGTTGTGGATTCTGGATGGGGAATCCTGATGCGGCGACCTGGCCGATCTATCATCACTATTTTGGCACCAGCACAGAGGAGGAACTACGGCAGAAACTCGGTGATGATTTGCGTTGGATTTGCCCTCAGTTTTTCCCTGATGTCTATCGTGATCCACAAGGACATGGCATGTTTGACGCAGGATTGAAAAAGGAGAGACATGGACAAGCTGGGCCATTCGCCAACTGCGAGGATGTTCGTGAGGTCGAGGATTACCCCTGGCCCAATCCGGATTATCTGAACTTCGATACCTGTCTGGCGGCGTTGGACAATGCCGGTGAGGTATACCGGGCAAGCGGGTTCTGGACCTGTTTTTATCACAACATCATGGATCTGTTCGGCATGGAAGATTACATGGTGAAGATGTACACGAACCCGGATGTGGTTCATGCCGTTACCGATCGGGTTTGCGGCTTTTATTACGAGGCCAATGAGCGGTTTTTCAAGCTCGCGGGAAACCGGCTGGATGGGTTTTTCTTCGGCAACGATTTTGGCACGCAATTGGATTTAATTTGCGGTCCCGAGCAGTTTGACGAGTTTATCATGCCCTGGTTTAAGCGGTTTACGGAGCAGGGACACCGGTGGGGGTATCAAGTTATCCTGCATTCCTGCGGTGCTATTCATCGTGTGATTGGCCGGCTTGTTGAGTCCGGTGTGGACTGCCTGCATCCGTTGCAGGCGTTGGCCCATAACATGGATGCCGAAACGCTGGCGCGTGACTTTAAGGGGCAGATCGCCTTTATGGGCGGTATCGACACCCAGCATTTGCTGGTGCATGGAACACCTGATGACATCAAAGCTGAGGTGCGGCGTGTCAAAAAGCTGTTGGGACCCGGGTTGATTGTCAGCCCCAGTCATGAGGCGTTATTGCCGAATGTTCCTCCCGCGAATGTACAGGCCATGGCCGAGGCGGCCATCGAATAG
- a CDS encoding glycoside hydrolase family 38 C-terminal domain-containing protein, producing MKKTITYDAHYISGTHWDREWYRPFQEYRFLLVRLMDELLDLMERDPDFRYFHLDGQTCVLDDYLEIRPENRGRLASLIREGRILIGPWFTMPDLFCVGDEALIRNLLLGRRIAGEWGVEPMPVGFVCDMFGHPSQLPQIFAGFGMRDVLLGRGTNESTTPMFFTWEAPDGSRCFTFKLQDLQGYGALAVPRTVMEVDTFLTSGMKEFGADLMAAGDDADAVTAVREKHCRKEMAAYVRHEMSRANGKTLCLMDAMDHIAPASEVKRYLRLIRAACPEVRPHHSTLPEFFKEARRTARSLPLRRGELREPSQNKAPYLWLIPNCVSARVRMKQANDTCQNLLEKWVEPLVAIANLNGANMPEQHLRVAWRNVLLNHAHDSICGCSIDQVHRDMMYRYDQARVLGEQLRVQALGALTAGCGDLARAKDEFTLTLVNALPTTRDEAVTFDVDLPTDWPTDSADGFNTQRLKTFVLEDAAGNTVPYQRLAFIPKTSERSRFARFCFISDGDFTRYTVAARVELPACGFVSLRVKPSPMPVRSVGTLRTGPTSAENEYLAVAIASNGTLTLTDKVTGQSYTDLLIFEDRSEVGDGWFHGHSLNDEQRLSTASAAQVAVVYDGPEIVSFRVTVTLMVPACYDHALERPVIEQVPLIVSSQISLRRGARVVDVETHIDNTVEDHRLKVLLPTDCAGAKTYLAHHPFDFVEREIRVDAATSTWQEMEQAEKPFLGMQSVAAGRRGLAFLSAGGLHEGGVADDRRRTMQITLLRSFRKTVGTSGESDGLERGLIIHRFALMPFGGVLPRAEAMRELAKIQAGIISRQTGSRPSGYPAMTGKEPATQSFIEVKAGRLVLSSIKPAEQGGGLVIRLWNPTGQRWADTIRLWRKVKDSKYIDLNEKPIKNSGVPRVVGNEITVSAGAHQIVTINVTMN from the coding sequence ATGAAAAAAACGATAACTTACGATGCTCATTATATTTCAGGAACCCATTGGGATCGGGAGTGGTACCGCCCTTTTCAGGAATACCGGTTTCTCTTGGTCCGTTTGATGGATGAATTGCTCGACCTGATGGAGCGTGACCCTGATTTTCGGTATTTTCATCTCGACGGGCAAACTTGTGTGTTGGACGACTATCTTGAAATCCGACCGGAGAACCGGGGGAGGTTGGCCTCGCTGATTCGCGAAGGGCGGATCCTGATCGGGCCGTGGTTCACCATGCCCGACCTGTTCTGCGTCGGAGATGAGGCCCTTATCCGCAACCTGTTACTTGGACGCCGGATTGCGGGCGAGTGGGGCGTGGAGCCCATGCCGGTGGGGTTTGTGTGCGACATGTTCGGGCATCCTTCACAATTGCCCCAGATTTTTGCAGGATTTGGCATGCGCGACGTGCTTCTTGGCCGCGGCACCAACGAATCCACTACCCCCATGTTTTTCACGTGGGAGGCACCGGATGGTTCCCGTTGTTTCACCTTCAAATTGCAGGATTTGCAGGGATATGGCGCGCTGGCAGTGCCGCGCACGGTGATGGAGGTTGACACCTTTCTGACCAGCGGAATGAAAGAATTCGGAGCGGATCTGATGGCGGCCGGTGATGACGCGGATGCGGTCACAGCCGTTCGTGAAAAGCATTGCCGCAAGGAAATGGCCGCCTATGTGCGCCACGAGATGAGCCGTGCCAACGGAAAAACCCTATGCCTGATGGATGCGATGGACCACATTGCTCCCGCTTCAGAGGTTAAGCGATATCTCCGGCTCATCCGTGCGGCTTGTCCGGAAGTGCGGCCGCATCACTCCACGCTTCCGGAGTTTTTCAAGGAGGCACGTCGCACGGCCCGGTCGCTGCCCTTACGCCGGGGAGAACTGCGCGAACCCAGTCAGAACAAAGCGCCCTATCTGTGGCTGATCCCCAACTGTGTCTCGGCGCGGGTACGGATGAAGCAGGCTAATGATACCTGTCAGAATCTGCTCGAGAAATGGGTTGAACCCCTGGTTGCTATAGCCAATCTGAACGGGGCAAACATGCCTGAACAGCACCTCCGGGTGGCCTGGCGCAATGTGTTGCTCAATCATGCGCATGATTCTATCTGTGGCTGCTCCATCGATCAAGTTCATCGCGATATGATGTACCGCTACGATCAGGCGCGAGTGCTGGGAGAGCAGTTGCGGGTACAGGCGTTAGGCGCATTGACGGCAGGGTGCGGCGATCTTGCTCGGGCTAAAGACGAGTTTACGCTCACGCTTGTGAATGCCCTGCCGACTACAAGGGATGAAGCTGTGACGTTTGATGTGGATCTACCGACCGACTGGCCGACGGATTCTGCCGACGGATTCAATACTCAACGGCTTAAAACATTCGTATTGGAGGATGCCGCAGGCAACACCGTTCCGTATCAGAGGTTGGCCTTTATTCCCAAAACCAGCGAACGCTCGCGGTTTGCCAGATTCTGTTTCATTAGTGACGGCGATTTCACACGCTACACGGTTGCCGCACGGGTTGAACTTCCCGCCTGCGGCTTTGTTTCGCTTCGTGTCAAGCCGTCCCCGATGCCGGTACGGAGCGTGGGGACCCTGCGCACCGGACCGACTTCGGCAGAAAACGAGTATCTGGCGGTTGCGATCGCATCCAACGGGACACTCACGCTCACGGACAAGGTTACCGGTCAGTCGTATACGGATCTGTTAATCTTCGAGGATCGAAGTGAGGTTGGTGACGGCTGGTTTCACGGGCATTCGCTTAACGATGAACAACGGCTATCAACGGCCAGTGCGGCGCAGGTAGCCGTGGTTTATGACGGGCCTGAGATCGTGTCGTTCCGCGTAACGGTGACCCTGATGGTCCCGGCCTGCTACGACCACGCCTTGGAGCGGCCTGTAATTGAACAGGTTCCGCTGATCGTCTCCAGCCAGATTTCATTACGGCGTGGTGCCCGTGTTGTGGATGTGGAGACGCATATCGATAACACGGTCGAGGATCACCGGCTGAAGGTGCTGTTACCTACGGATTGTGCGGGGGCTAAGACGTACTTGGCGCACCATCCTTTCGATTTCGTTGAGCGGGAAATCCGGGTAGATGCCGCGACGTCCACTTGGCAGGAGATGGAGCAGGCGGAGAAGCCATTCCTGGGGATGCAGTCCGTGGCGGCGGGAAGGCGTGGGCTGGCCTTTCTCTCGGCGGGTGGACTGCACGAGGGCGGTGTGGCTGATGACCGACGTCGGACGATGCAGATCACGTTGCTGCGTTCCTTCCGCAAGACTGTAGGGACGAGCGGAGAATCGGATGGGTTGGAACGTGGGCTAATTATCCATCGTTTTGCACTCATGCCGTTTGGTGGCGTATTGCCACGCGCCGAGGCCATGCGTGAACTCGCTAAAATTCAGGCAGGCATCATTAGTCGTCAGACCGGATCCCGGCCATCCGGATACCCGGCGATGACGGGTAAGGAACCAGCGACGCAGAGTTTTATCGAGGTGAAAGCGGGAAGGTTGGTGCTGTCTTCGATAAAGCCGGCCGAGCAGGGGGGGGGGCTGGTTATCCGGCTATGGAATCCGACGGGGCAAAGGTGGGCCGACACGATCCGTTTATGGCGAAAGGTGAAGGACTCGAAGTATATCGATCTGAATGAGAAGCCGATAAAGAATTCGGGGGTACCTCGTGTGGTCGGGAATGAGATTACCGTGAGTGCAGGAGCGCATCAAATCGTAACCATAAACGTAACCATGAACTGA
- a CDS encoding AraC family transcriptional regulator, with the protein MSINDISATEARFTATSQSQAAPACMSFPGCGRFYLTNLTLFEKHEGSTRQREHRHEVFHLVLFCQADNEMILEGRKIPTRRGLCLLTAPGEAHCFLPRSKGITRYHAITFAYEGMESPPSWLSLLNHYTGIPLRNAPSVIQMPESAMLTLPPLLASLRDTLSSSGPIPVLNLHLGVLQLFAFIAGVLGGQQLPGTPAMRSPEVSAHDYLDAHYTRAGGLAAVAARAGVTPAHLGRLFKHRYGVSPGRYRDELRLDAARNLLRQSDLLVKEIAFQTGYSDAFTFSKAFRRHCHCTPHAYRSHGSKERSAGIPLSTRS; encoded by the coding sequence ATGTCAATTAATGATATTTCTGCGACTGAGGCACGGTTCACGGCGACGTCGCAAAGTCAAGCGGCGCCAGCGTGCATGAGTTTTCCCGGGTGCGGACGCTTCTACCTCACCAATCTCACCCTGTTCGAGAAACACGAGGGATCTACAAGGCAGCGCGAACATCGCCATGAGGTATTTCATCTCGTGCTGTTTTGTCAGGCGGACAACGAGATGATCCTGGAGGGGCGCAAGATTCCGACCCGTCGCGGGCTCTGCCTCCTCACGGCTCCCGGTGAGGCGCACTGCTTTCTCCCCCGCAGTAAAGGGATTACCCGTTATCATGCCATCACCTTCGCCTACGAAGGTATGGAATCGCCGCCATCGTGGCTCTCACTCCTGAACCATTACACAGGAATTCCCCTGCGGAACGCCCCTTCGGTGATCCAGATGCCCGAATCCGCCATGCTCACGCTTCCGCCCCTTCTGGCCAGTCTTCGCGACACCCTGTCGTCATCCGGCCCCATACCTGTCTTGAATCTCCACCTGGGCGTCCTGCAGTTGTTCGCGTTTATTGCAGGTGTTCTGGGCGGACAACAATTGCCCGGCACCCCGGCGATGCGATCCCCTGAAGTCAGCGCCCACGATTATCTTGATGCCCATTACACCCGAGCGGGCGGACTGGCGGCAGTAGCCGCCCGGGCGGGAGTGACTCCCGCACATCTCGGACGACTGTTCAAGCACCGTTACGGCGTTTCTCCCGGCCGCTACCGCGACGAGCTTCGTCTCGACGCCGCGCGCAATCTGCTGCGCCAGAGCGACCTCCTGGTGAAGGAAATCGCCTTCCAGACGGGATATTCCGACGCCTTCACCTTCTCCAAGGCATTCCGCCGCCATTGCCACTGCACTCCCCACGCCTATCGTTCACACGGCTCCAAGGAGCGAAGTGCCGGTATTCCCCTCTCAACCCGGTCATGA
- a CDS encoding AraC family transcriptional regulator — MDWNGIDVRIDWTRCTRRRWPAMARLDFSPQERRKRRNVLLYWWAGRGERRLPTGQVPIHAGFCHWSRPGWTYECSQSPRNPLGVTAIHFDLLDAQGRVIPPDSAHLPPEQLTVRSPRLAEEVTRWIAERAMDARAGMALPPELETAANSLLRGLLIKLTHDTPLIPGPQAAEEPVAWRRFTAHIQEHLHDLGGVNRLAEKAGYTRSHFSRLFKTQTGLSPRQYVINARVVLAKELLRGTTLSVSEVAKRAGYGDIFLFSRQFKRTAGLTPSAYRSRARE; from the coding sequence ATGGACTGGAACGGTATCGACGTACGCATTGACTGGACCCGCTGCACGCGGCGGCGGTGGCCGGCGATGGCGCGGTTGGACTTCTCGCCGCAGGAACGGCGCAAACGGCGCAACGTGCTCCTCTACTGGTGGGCCGGACGCGGCGAGCGGCGGCTGCCTACCGGACAGGTGCCGATCCACGCCGGGTTTTGTCACTGGTCGCGGCCGGGGTGGACCTATGAATGCTCGCAAAGCCCCCGCAATCCGCTGGGCGTGACGGCGATCCACTTCGACCTGCTCGATGCGCAGGGCCGGGTCATCCCCCCGGACTCGGCGCACCTGCCGCCGGAGCAACTCACCGTGCGGTCCCCGCGTCTCGCGGAGGAGGTCACCCGCTGGATCGCCGAGCGCGCCATGGACGCCCGCGCGGGAATGGCCCTGCCGCCGGAACTCGAGACGGCAGCGAACAGCCTGCTGCGCGGGTTGCTGATCAAACTCACGCACGACACCCCCTTAATCCCCGGACCGCAGGCCGCCGAGGAACCCGTGGCCTGGCGCCGGTTCACGGCCCACATCCAGGAACACCTGCACGATCTGGGCGGAGTCAACCGACTGGCGGAAAAGGCCGGCTACACGCGCAGCCACTTTTCGCGGTTGTTCAAGACCCAGACCGGCCTCAGCCCCCGGCAATACGTGATCAACGCCAGGGTCGTACTGGCCAAGGAGTTGCTACGCGGGACCACTTTGAGCGTCAGCGAGGTGGCTAAGCGTGCTGGCTACGGCGACATCTTCCTCTTCTCCAGGCAGTTCAAACGGACTGCGGGACTAACGCCTTCCGCCTACCGGTCCCGCGCCCGCGAGTAA